A stretch of Halichondria panicea chromosome 1, odHalPani1.1, whole genome shotgun sequence DNA encodes these proteins:
- the LOC135335128 gene encoding protein SDA1 homolog isoform X1, which translates to MRVCRTHVANNPLLLGMERTVRQRNQLPTNLPQLQNLIKRDGDLYKDEFLQQYHHYQSLLQLFLINPSQQSSRLEELIMFLSQVCCCYPDDMAGFPAELQSLLRKHAPILDPDVRLTLCRGLILMRNKSFIAPQSLLELFFELFRCQDKVLRMTLYNHIVADMKRMNAKHKNNKVNRGLQSFMYTMLADSSPIAARMSLDIMVEMYKKNIWNDAKTVNVVSTACFSPISRIVSTALKFFLSGDEGADDEGAESSGSEDESNVAMRKIIISKQVTKKGKKQRRKIEKALATIKKHQKRRKGPKQSCFSALHLLHDPQDFAEKLFKVLEKTREKFAIRMMMMSLISRLIGLHQLFVFNYYPYLQRFLLPHQKDVTRILTFLAQACHELVPPDILQPTLRAVVYNFVSERNSSEVIVVGLNTVREVCVRCPLVMDEDLLRDLTAYKSYKDKGVMMASRSLIQLFRNIQPGMLHRKDRGKPTQSQSAAVSKDYGEVRAAEIIPGTELVDLDSDQASNDDNEGESIQDDSDDSYGEWIDIHHASDDNDSDNGVHTLELESEDESDDWVEQESESESESEPHSPQYVEDREGGSVPFQDKDEPSTSTGRSAVKKVQFSGGEVEAPKEVLKEVKEQRLQRAADIAQSRILTQEEFRTIRQTQLSSKLAPRRGVKRQLTELLAQQEDRREGEGELLPEAAIMTLDHVKIKYDKKARLESIKSGREDRDKFGTKRHKLNPHSSTTNKDKNKKKAFMMQKQKRLVRGKSKKSFREKQMALRKSLLKQKHRK; encoded by the exons ATGCGCGTGTGTCGTACCCACGTGGCGAATAACCCACTTTTGTTGGGAATGGAAAGGACTGTACGACAAAGGAACCAGTTGCCTACCAACCTGCCCCAGCTGCAGAACCTCATCAAGAGAGATGGTGACCTCTACAAGGATGAG TTCTTGCAGCAGTACCATCACTACCAGTCACTGCTGCAACTGTTCCTCATCAACCCCTCACAACAGAGCTCTCGGCTGGAGGAGCTCATCATGTTCCTCAGTCAA GTGTGTTGCTGTTACCCTGATGACATGGCAGGTTTTCCCGCCGAACTGCAATCATTGCTACGAAAACACGCCCCCATCCTTGATCCGGACGTCCGTTTAACCCTTTGTCGAGGGTTAATACTCATGAGGAACAAGAGCTTCATTGCCCCCCAGAG TTTGCTGGAGCTGTTCTTTGAGCTGTTCAGATGTCAAGACAAAGTGCTCAGAATG ACGCTGTACAATCATATCGTGGCTGATATGAAGAGGATGAACGCAAAGCACAAGAACAACAAAGTTAACAGG ggccTCCAGTCGTTCATGTACACCATGCTGGCAGACAGCAGTCCCATAGCAGCACGGATGTCACTGGACATAATGGTGGAAATGTACAAGAAAAATATTTG gAACGACGCTAAGACTGTGAACGTGGTCAGCACTGCTTGCTTCTCTCCTATCTCTCGAATAGTGTCCACTGCTCTCAAGTTCTTTCTCTCTGGAGACGAGGGGGCGGATGATGAGGGGGCGGAGTCCAGCGGCAGTGAG GACGAGTCGAACGTTGCCATGAGGAAGATTATTATCTCCAAGCAAGTCACCAAGAAGGGGAAAAAACAGAGGAGGAAAATAGAAAAGGCATTAGCAACTATCAAG AAACACCAGAAGAGGCGCAAAGGTCCAAAGCAGTCGTGTTTCTCAGCATTGCACCTGCTTCACGATCCCCAG GATTTTGCTGAGAAACTCTTTAAAGTTCTCGAGAAAACTCGTGAGAAATTTGCTATTCgaatgatgatgatgtcattgatcTCTCGTTTGATTGGTCTACACCAG CTGTTTGTGTTCAACTACTATCCGTATCTTCAACGATTTCTGCTACCACATCAAAAGGACGTTACTAGGATACTGACATTCCTAGCGCAGGCCTGTCATGAGTTAGTACCTCCTGAT ATACTACAGCCGACCCTGAGAGCGGTGGTGTATAACTTTGTGTCAGAGAGGAACTCCTCGGAGGTCATCGTAGTCGG actCAACACTGTgcgtgaggtgtgtgtgcgcTGCCCCCTAGTGATGGACGAGGACCTACTGAGAGACTTGACTGCCTATAAGAGTTACAAGGACAAAGGAGTCATGATGGCCTCCAGATCACTGATTCAGCTCTTTCGGAACATCCAGCCCGGCATGCTCCATAGGAAGGACagg GGCAAACCCACTCAGTCTCAGTCCGCAGCTGTTTCCAAGGACTACGGTGAAGTAAGAGCGGCCGAGATCATACCCGGAACAGAACTGGTGGATCTGGACTCAGACCAGGCTAGCAACGACGACAACGAGGGAGAGAGTATCCAAGACGATA gtgatgATAGTTACGGAGAATGGATCGATATCCATCACGCAAGTGACGACAACGACTCTGACAATGGCGTGCATACACTAGAACTGGAATCAGAAGACGAGAGCGATGACTGGGTGGAACAGGAATCTGAATCTGAATCTGAATCTGAACCGCACAGCCCTCAATACGTGGAGGACCGTGAGGGTGGTTCCGTTCCATTCCAAGATAAAGACGAACCCTCGACCTCTACTGGTAGGAGCGCTGTGAAGAAGGTGCAGTTTAGCGGTGGTGAAGTGGAGGCACCAAAGGAAGTGTTGAAAGAAGTGAAGGAGCAGAGACTGCAGCGTGCCGCTGACATTGCTCAGTCCAGA atCCTGACTCAGGAGGAGTTTCGCACCATACGTCAGACACAGCTCTCCTCCAAGCTAGCCCCGAGACGTGGCGTTAAACGTCAGCTGACAGAGTTGCTAGCTCAGCAGGAGGATCGTAGGGAAGGGGAGGGAGAGCTACTGCCTGAGGCCGCCATTATGACACTGGATCATGTCAAGATAAAGTATGATAAGAAGGCGCGGTTGGAGAGTATTAAG AGTGGCCGAGAGGATAGGGACAAGTTTGGCACCAAGAGGCACAAGCTCAATCCTCACAGCAGTACCACCAACAAAGACAAAAACAAGAAGAAAGCATTCATGATGCAGAAACAAAAGAGACTTGTTCGGGGTAAGAGCAAAAAGTCATTCAGAGAAAAGCAAATGGCGCTTAGGAAGTCGCTGCTCAAACAGAAACATAGAAAAtag
- the LOC135335128 gene encoding protein SDA1 homolog isoform X2: MRVCRTHVANNPLLLGMERTVRQRNQLPTNLPQLQNLIKRDGDLYKDEFLQQYHHYQSLLQLFLINPSQQSSRLEELIMFLSQVCCCYPDDMAGFPAELQSLLRKHAPILDPDVRLTLCRGLILMRNKSFIAPQSLLELFFELFRCQDKVLRMTLYNHIVADMKRMNAKHKNNKVNRGLQSFMYTMLADSSPIAARMSLDIMVEMYKKNIWNDAKTVNVVSTACFSPISRIVSTALKFFLSGDEGADDEGAESSGSEDESNVAMRKIIISKQVTKKGKKQRRKIEKALATIKKHQKRRKGPKQSCFSALHLLHDPQDFAEKLFKVLEKTREKFAIRMMMMSLISRLIGLHQLFVFNYYPYLQRFLLPHQKDVTRILTFLAQACHELVPPDILQPTLRAVVYNFVSERNSSEVIVVGLNTVREVCVRCPLVMDEDLLRDLTAYKSYKDKGVMMASRSLIQLFRNIQPGMLHRKDRGKPTQSQSAAVSKDYGEVRAAEIIPGTELVDLDSDQASNDDNEGESIQDDSDDSYGEWIDIHHASDDNDSDNGVHTLELESEDESDDWVEQESESESESEPHSPQYVEDREGGSVPFQDKDEPSTSTGRSAVKKVQFSGGEVEAPKEVLKEVKEQRLQRAADIAQSRILTQEEFRTIRQTQLSSKLAPRRGVKRQLTELLAQQEDRREGEGELLPEAAIMTLDHVKIKVAERIGTSLAPRGTSSILTAVPPTKTKTRRKHS, encoded by the exons ATGCGCGTGTGTCGTACCCACGTGGCGAATAACCCACTTTTGTTGGGAATGGAAAGGACTGTACGACAAAGGAACCAGTTGCCTACCAACCTGCCCCAGCTGCAGAACCTCATCAAGAGAGATGGTGACCTCTACAAGGATGAG TTCTTGCAGCAGTACCATCACTACCAGTCACTGCTGCAACTGTTCCTCATCAACCCCTCACAACAGAGCTCTCGGCTGGAGGAGCTCATCATGTTCCTCAGTCAA GTGTGTTGCTGTTACCCTGATGACATGGCAGGTTTTCCCGCCGAACTGCAATCATTGCTACGAAAACACGCCCCCATCCTTGATCCGGACGTCCGTTTAACCCTTTGTCGAGGGTTAATACTCATGAGGAACAAGAGCTTCATTGCCCCCCAGAG TTTGCTGGAGCTGTTCTTTGAGCTGTTCAGATGTCAAGACAAAGTGCTCAGAATG ACGCTGTACAATCATATCGTGGCTGATATGAAGAGGATGAACGCAAAGCACAAGAACAACAAAGTTAACAGG ggccTCCAGTCGTTCATGTACACCATGCTGGCAGACAGCAGTCCCATAGCAGCACGGATGTCACTGGACATAATGGTGGAAATGTACAAGAAAAATATTTG gAACGACGCTAAGACTGTGAACGTGGTCAGCACTGCTTGCTTCTCTCCTATCTCTCGAATAGTGTCCACTGCTCTCAAGTTCTTTCTCTCTGGAGACGAGGGGGCGGATGATGAGGGGGCGGAGTCCAGCGGCAGTGAG GACGAGTCGAACGTTGCCATGAGGAAGATTATTATCTCCAAGCAAGTCACCAAGAAGGGGAAAAAACAGAGGAGGAAAATAGAAAAGGCATTAGCAACTATCAAG AAACACCAGAAGAGGCGCAAAGGTCCAAAGCAGTCGTGTTTCTCAGCATTGCACCTGCTTCACGATCCCCAG GATTTTGCTGAGAAACTCTTTAAAGTTCTCGAGAAAACTCGTGAGAAATTTGCTATTCgaatgatgatgatgtcattgatcTCTCGTTTGATTGGTCTACACCAG CTGTTTGTGTTCAACTACTATCCGTATCTTCAACGATTTCTGCTACCACATCAAAAGGACGTTACTAGGATACTGACATTCCTAGCGCAGGCCTGTCATGAGTTAGTACCTCCTGAT ATACTACAGCCGACCCTGAGAGCGGTGGTGTATAACTTTGTGTCAGAGAGGAACTCCTCGGAGGTCATCGTAGTCGG actCAACACTGTgcgtgaggtgtgtgtgcgcTGCCCCCTAGTGATGGACGAGGACCTACTGAGAGACTTGACTGCCTATAAGAGTTACAAGGACAAAGGAGTCATGATGGCCTCCAGATCACTGATTCAGCTCTTTCGGAACATCCAGCCCGGCATGCTCCATAGGAAGGACagg GGCAAACCCACTCAGTCTCAGTCCGCAGCTGTTTCCAAGGACTACGGTGAAGTAAGAGCGGCCGAGATCATACCCGGAACAGAACTGGTGGATCTGGACTCAGACCAGGCTAGCAACGACGACAACGAGGGAGAGAGTATCCAAGACGATA gtgatgATAGTTACGGAGAATGGATCGATATCCATCACGCAAGTGACGACAACGACTCTGACAATGGCGTGCATACACTAGAACTGGAATCAGAAGACGAGAGCGATGACTGGGTGGAACAGGAATCTGAATCTGAATCTGAATCTGAACCGCACAGCCCTCAATACGTGGAGGACCGTGAGGGTGGTTCCGTTCCATTCCAAGATAAAGACGAACCCTCGACCTCTACTGGTAGGAGCGCTGTGAAGAAGGTGCAGTTTAGCGGTGGTGAAGTGGAGGCACCAAAGGAAGTGTTGAAAGAAGTGAAGGAGCAGAGACTGCAGCGTGCCGCTGACATTGCTCAGTCCAGA atCCTGACTCAGGAGGAGTTTCGCACCATACGTCAGACACAGCTCTCCTCCAAGCTAGCCCCGAGACGTGGCGTTAAACGTCAGCTGACAGAGTTGCTAGCTCAGCAGGAGGATCGTAGGGAAGGGGAGGGAGAGCTACTGCCTGAGGCCGCCATTATGACACTGGATCATGTCAAGATAAA AGTGGCCGAGAGGATAGGGACAAGTTTGGCACCAAGAGGCACAAGCTCAATCCTCACAGCAGTACCACCAACAAAGACAAAAACAAGAAGAAAGCATTCATGA
- the LOC135335128 gene encoding protein SDA1 homolog isoform X3 yields MAGFPAELQSLLRKHAPILDPDVRLTLCRGLILMRNKSFIAPQSLLELFFELFRCQDKVLRMTLYNHIVADMKRMNAKHKNNKVNRGLQSFMYTMLADSSPIAARMSLDIMVEMYKKNIWNDAKTVNVVSTACFSPISRIVSTALKFFLSGDEGADDEGAESSGSEDESNVAMRKIIISKQVTKKGKKQRRKIEKALATIKKHQKRRKGPKQSCFSALHLLHDPQDFAEKLFKVLEKTREKFAIRMMMMSLISRLIGLHQLFVFNYYPYLQRFLLPHQKDVTRILTFLAQACHELVPPDILQPTLRAVVYNFVSERNSSEVIVVGLNTVREVCVRCPLVMDEDLLRDLTAYKSYKDKGVMMASRSLIQLFRNIQPGMLHRKDRGKPTQSQSAAVSKDYGEVRAAEIIPGTELVDLDSDQASNDDNEGESIQDDSDDSYGEWIDIHHASDDNDSDNGVHTLELESEDESDDWVEQESESESESEPHSPQYVEDREGGSVPFQDKDEPSTSTGRSAVKKVQFSGGEVEAPKEVLKEVKEQRLQRAADIAQSRILTQEEFRTIRQTQLSSKLAPRRGVKRQLTELLAQQEDRREGEGELLPEAAIMTLDHVKIKYDKKARLESIKSGREDRDKFGTKRHKLNPHSSTTNKDKNKKKAFMMQKQKRLVRGKSKKSFREKQMALRKSLLKQKHRK; encoded by the exons ATGGCAGGTTTTCCCGCCGAACTGCAATCATTGCTACGAAAACACGCCCCCATCCTTGATCCGGACGTCCGTTTAACCCTTTGTCGAGGGTTAATACTCATGAGGAACAAGAGCTTCATTGCCCCCCAGAG TTTGCTGGAGCTGTTCTTTGAGCTGTTCAGATGTCAAGACAAAGTGCTCAGAATG ACGCTGTACAATCATATCGTGGCTGATATGAAGAGGATGAACGCAAAGCACAAGAACAACAAAGTTAACAGG ggccTCCAGTCGTTCATGTACACCATGCTGGCAGACAGCAGTCCCATAGCAGCACGGATGTCACTGGACATAATGGTGGAAATGTACAAGAAAAATATTTG gAACGACGCTAAGACTGTGAACGTGGTCAGCACTGCTTGCTTCTCTCCTATCTCTCGAATAGTGTCCACTGCTCTCAAGTTCTTTCTCTCTGGAGACGAGGGGGCGGATGATGAGGGGGCGGAGTCCAGCGGCAGTGAG GACGAGTCGAACGTTGCCATGAGGAAGATTATTATCTCCAAGCAAGTCACCAAGAAGGGGAAAAAACAGAGGAGGAAAATAGAAAAGGCATTAGCAACTATCAAG AAACACCAGAAGAGGCGCAAAGGTCCAAAGCAGTCGTGTTTCTCAGCATTGCACCTGCTTCACGATCCCCAG GATTTTGCTGAGAAACTCTTTAAAGTTCTCGAGAAAACTCGTGAGAAATTTGCTATTCgaatgatgatgatgtcattgatcTCTCGTTTGATTGGTCTACACCAG CTGTTTGTGTTCAACTACTATCCGTATCTTCAACGATTTCTGCTACCACATCAAAAGGACGTTACTAGGATACTGACATTCCTAGCGCAGGCCTGTCATGAGTTAGTACCTCCTGAT ATACTACAGCCGACCCTGAGAGCGGTGGTGTATAACTTTGTGTCAGAGAGGAACTCCTCGGAGGTCATCGTAGTCGG actCAACACTGTgcgtgaggtgtgtgtgcgcTGCCCCCTAGTGATGGACGAGGACCTACTGAGAGACTTGACTGCCTATAAGAGTTACAAGGACAAAGGAGTCATGATGGCCTCCAGATCACTGATTCAGCTCTTTCGGAACATCCAGCCCGGCATGCTCCATAGGAAGGACagg GGCAAACCCACTCAGTCTCAGTCCGCAGCTGTTTCCAAGGACTACGGTGAAGTAAGAGCGGCCGAGATCATACCCGGAACAGAACTGGTGGATCTGGACTCAGACCAGGCTAGCAACGACGACAACGAGGGAGAGAGTATCCAAGACGATA gtgatgATAGTTACGGAGAATGGATCGATATCCATCACGCAAGTGACGACAACGACTCTGACAATGGCGTGCATACACTAGAACTGGAATCAGAAGACGAGAGCGATGACTGGGTGGAACAGGAATCTGAATCTGAATCTGAATCTGAACCGCACAGCCCTCAATACGTGGAGGACCGTGAGGGTGGTTCCGTTCCATTCCAAGATAAAGACGAACCCTCGACCTCTACTGGTAGGAGCGCTGTGAAGAAGGTGCAGTTTAGCGGTGGTGAAGTGGAGGCACCAAAGGAAGTGTTGAAAGAAGTGAAGGAGCAGAGACTGCAGCGTGCCGCTGACATTGCTCAGTCCAGA atCCTGACTCAGGAGGAGTTTCGCACCATACGTCAGACACAGCTCTCCTCCAAGCTAGCCCCGAGACGTGGCGTTAAACGTCAGCTGACAGAGTTGCTAGCTCAGCAGGAGGATCGTAGGGAAGGGGAGGGAGAGCTACTGCCTGAGGCCGCCATTATGACACTGGATCATGTCAAGATAAAGTATGATAAGAAGGCGCGGTTGGAGAGTATTAAG AGTGGCCGAGAGGATAGGGACAAGTTTGGCACCAAGAGGCACAAGCTCAATCCTCACAGCAGTACCACCAACAAAGACAAAAACAAGAAGAAAGCATTCATGATGCAGAAACAAAAGAGACTTGTTCGGGGTAAGAGCAAAAAGTCATTCAGAGAAAAGCAAATGGCGCTTAGGAAGTCGCTGCTCAAACAGAAACATAGAAAAtag